The following coding sequences lie in one Arachis stenosperma cultivar V10309 chromosome 5, arast.V10309.gnm1.PFL2, whole genome shotgun sequence genomic window:
- the LOC130980656 gene encoding uncharacterized protein LOC130980656 has product MRLVSWNCRGLGNPWAVRALNKLLRQKDPKLVFLMKTRKKTDEISRLRRRGGLDNIIGVDCRGEGRSRAGGLAVLWGNDLIVEISSMSENHIDMVISKEGDSNSWRATCFYGYPEGANKNKSWEILKSLRQSRNRPWLVFGDFNQVLEKKDKQGGLPVTFSQIRGFKEALQTSELLDLGFVGHAFTWSNNQGGEQNVQERLDRAVANISWKEAFPRAVVQHLQRYRSDHSPIFIDMMGETERKNNRSHRFKFEEVWLEKEECEEIVKKTWIPGNMGITRKLQNCSSILKEWGQVHFRQIPKAIKEKQKKT; this is encoded by the coding sequence ATGAGACTGGTAAGCTGGAACTGCCGTGGGCTTGGGAACCCATGGGCAGTTAGAGCTCTCAACAAGCTCTTGAGACAAAAAGATCCCAAACTGGTTTTCTTAATGAAAACAAGGAAGAAAACAGATGAGATTAGTAGATTGAGAAGAAGAGGAGGACTAGACAACATTATTGGCGTAGATTGCAGAGGTGAAGGGAGAAGTAGAGCTGGAGGCTTGGCGGTCTTGTGGGGAAACGATCTTATAGTGGAAATTTCTTCAATGTCAGAAAATCACATTGATATGGTGATTAGTAAAGAAGGGGACAGCAACTCATGGAGGGCCACATGCTTTTATGGATATCCGGAAGGGGCAAACAAAAATAAGTCTTGGGAGATTCTTAAATCACTCAGACAATCAAGGAATAGGCCATGGTTGGTTTTTGGAGATTTCAATCAAGTTTTGGAGAAGAAGGACAAACAAGGAGGGCTGCCGGTGACTTTCTCACAAATAAGAGGATTTAAAGAGGCGCTTCAAACCAGTGAATTATTGGATCTAGGCTTTGTAGGCCATGCCTTCACATGGTCCAACAACCAAGGAGGGGAGCAAAATGTTCAAGAGAGATTGGATAGAGCCGTGGCAAACATAAGCTGGAAAGAAGCGTTCCCTAGAGCTGTGGTACAACACCTTCAAAGGTATAGATCAGATCACAGTCCGATCTTCATAGACATGATGGGAGAAACAGAAAGAAAGAACAACAGATCACACAGGTTCAAATTTGAGGAGGTTTGGCTGGAAAAAGAGGAGTGTGAGGAGATAGTTAAGAAGACATGGATACCGGGCAATATGGGGATTACAAGGAAACTCCAAAATTGTAGCAGCATTCTGAAAGAGTGGGGACAAGTGCATTTCAGACAGATTCCTAAggcaataaaagaaaaacaaaaaaaaacttga
- the LOC130980657 gene encoding uncharacterized protein LOC130980657 — translation MRIPLRAQNFAWRLMNRSLPTKPNLQKRGIRGTTVCPRCWEKEETDSHLFRDCTWARRFWFISPFTLRTETATNTSLQQWVQSMLNLFGDESGGLFLCCLHAIWLDRNKIIFDKKHSRPEALLEKAHQAYTEATKADLHVPLLQRTHPESQSANNWRAPEQGRYKVNVNAAIINDRRGGVGVVIRDWEGVVVLAATLEVAASFSVREAEAWAIFMGLSLAAQGYFLEVEVEGDNVEVIQALKAYTIFCRFFWHYHSKL, via the coding sequence atgagAATCCCCTTGAGAGCCCAAAACTTTGCCTGGAGACTGATGAACCGGTCACTACCTACAAAGCCAAATTTACAGAAGAGAGGCATCAGAGGAACTACAGTGTGCCCAAGGTGCTGGGAGAAGGAAGAGACAGATTCTCACCTATTCAGGGACTGCACCTGGGCGAGGCGTTTCTGGTTTATCTCCCCATTTACGCTCAGAACGGAAACAGCAACCAACACCTCTCTGCAACAATGGGTTCAATCGATGCTCAATCTTTTTGGGGATGAAAGCGGTGGGCTCTTCCTTTGTTGTCTTCATGCAATTTGGCTCGATAGGAACAAGATAATCTTTGATAAAAAACACTCTCGGCCAGAGGCGCTGCTGGAGAAAGCGCACCAAGCCTACACAGAAGCAACCAAGGCCGACCTGCATGTCCCCTTGTTGCAAAGAACTCACCCAGAAAGCCAAAGTGCGAACAATTGGAGGGCTCCAGAGCAAGGAAGATACAAAGTTAATGTAAATGCTGCCATTATAAATGATAGGAGAGGAGGAGTTGGTGTTGTAATTAGAGACTGGGAAGGGGTGGTTGTGCTTGCTGCCACGCTGGAGGTTGCTGCATCATTTTCAGTTAGAGAGGCAGAAGCATGGGCTATTTTTATGGGCTTGAGCTTGGCGGCACAAGGGTATTTTTTggaggtagaagtagaaggggATAATGTTGAAGTAATACAAGCTTTGAAAGCCTACACAATCTTTTGCAGGTTCTTTTGGCACTATCATAGCAAACTGTAA